The following proteins are encoded in a genomic region of Garra rufa chromosome 22, GarRuf1.0, whole genome shotgun sequence:
- the zfp36l2 gene encoding mRNA decay activator protein ZFP36L2 — MSASVLSSIYDFDREKVPNSNAIYFHNMLEKRNVGVPFAASNTNSNRSFGYFRSNSTNHMDFNMSNRLQIGFESSTPAFMNKENKFRDRAYSDTGERSQQLQEILQQKPGSQINSTRYKTELCRPFEENGSCKYGEKCQFAHGYHELRNLSRHPKYKTEPCRTFHTIGFCPYGPRCHFIHNADERRAASSNTQPRLSREIGVLEEKEPSNPFLRPRERPKLHHSLSFSGFSSSCSNESILIDNPTSRTPPPPTCALTPSSPCLNAFAFPDQDLKAFLAPIIPQTQSAFARQSSGGLYSNIQTNACPPSPPFKMSHLPSMHPLSESPVFDSPPSPPDSLSDPEGYLSGSCCSSGTISGSESPSMDANRRLPIFSRLSISDD, encoded by the exons ATGTCTGCTTCGGTGCTGTCTTCCATATATGATTTCGACAGG GAAAAAGTCCCAAATTCAAATGCAATCTATTTCCACAACATGCTTGAAAAGAGGAATGTCGGGGTCCCATTTGCTGCTTCCAACACCAACAGCAACAGGTCTTTTGGTTATTTCAGGAGTAACTCAACAAACCACATGGACTTCAACATGAGCAACAGGCTCCAGATCGGTTTCGAAAGCTCGACACCTGCCTTCATGAATAAAGAGAACAAGTTCCGAGACCGTGCTTACAGCGACACGGGAGAACGCAGTCAACAACTTCAGGAAATTCTTCAACAAAAACCAGGCTCTCAAATCAACTCGACCCGCTACAAAACTGAACTCTGCAGGCCTTTCGAAGAAAACGGCTCGTGCAAGTATGGGGAAAAGTGTCAGTTTGCTCACGGCTATCACGAACTGAGAAACCTGTCCCGCCACCCGAAATACAAGACGGAGCCCTGTCGTACATTCCACACTATTGGTTTCTGCCCGTATGGCCCGCGCTGCCACTTCATTCACAACGCGGATGAGCGCAGAGCTGCTTCGAGTAATACCCAACCGAGACTCAGCAGGGAGATTGGTGTCTTGGAAGAGAAAGAGCCATCAAACCCATTCCTGAGACCGAGGGAAAGACCAAAGCTACATCACAGCCTGAGTTTTTCCGGCTTCTCCAGCTCCTGCAGTAATGAGTCCATTTTGATTGACAACCCAACATCTCGCACACCCCCACCACCCACCTGTGCGCTCACTCCAAGTTCGCCCTGTTTAAATGCGTTCGCGTTCCCCGATCAGGATCTTAAGGCTTTTCTTGCCCCTATCATCCCTCAGACCCAAAGTGCTTTTGCCCGTCAGAGCAGCGGTGGCTTGTATAGTAACATCCAAACCAACGCTTGCCCTCCGTCGCCACCTTTCAAAATGAGCCACTTGCCCTCAATGCATCCACTCTCAGAGTCTCCAGTGTTCGATTCTCCACCAAGCCCACCGGATTCCCTCTCAGATCCCGAAGGGTACCTAAGCGGCTCTTGCTGTTCCTCTGGCACAATCAGCGGCTCGGAATCGCCCAGTATGGACGCGAATAGACGTTTGCCAATCTTCAGCAGGCTGTCGATTTCAGACGATTGA